Proteins encoded together in one Triticum dicoccoides isolate Atlit2015 ecotype Zavitan chromosome 7B, WEW_v2.0, whole genome shotgun sequence window:
- the LOC119337788 gene encoding uncharacterized protein LOC119337788, translating to MGEFRVGGRRRGGEDVVPGAADAESMGASSDSGASSGSLCSSIMSSLTDDDAESSPVAGDPTPSPPSDTMQLDGGGGGPLYELSPLLAHLPVRTGLSKYYKGKSQSFTSLSDVKCLQDLAKKTTAHTGRKASRSSISLHVQGPHSKTIGKKTPPRGSSGRLPSRAWSRGLPHRSGKPPAYQSKKELCSRDFC from the exons ATGGGCGAGTTCCGTGTAGGCGGACGACGTCGAGGAGGTGAAGACGTTGTCCCCGGCGCCGCCGACGCCGAGTCGATGGGGGCCAGCTCGGATTCCGGCGCGTCCAGCGGATCGCTGTGCTCGTCGATCATGTCGAGCCTGACAGACGACGACGCAGAGTCCTCCCCGGTGGCGGGTGATCCtacgccgtcgccgccgtcggaCACGATGCAGCTGGACGGGGGAGGCGGCGGGCCTCTCTACGAGCTGTCGCCGCTGCTGGCGCACCTTCCCGTCAG GACAGGGCTGTCTAAGTATTACAAAGGGAAGTCCCAGTCATTCACTTCTCTTTCCGACGTCAAATGCTTGCAAGATCTCGCGAAGAAGACCACCGCCCACACCGGCAGGAAGGCGAGCCGTTCGTCGATTTCACTTCACGTTCAAGGGCCTCACAGCAAGACGATAGGGAAGAAGACACCGCCCAGGGGTTCATCTGGCCGGCTGCCGTCAAGAGCATGGAGCAGGGGCCTTCCGCACAGAAGCGGTAAACCGCCTGCGTACCAGAGCAAGAAAGAGCTGTGCAGCAGAGATTTCTGCTAG
- the LOC119337787 gene encoding acid phosphatase 1-like isoform X2: MRRILLVLAAAAAVVVAGAESVLRQVTDVPTAVSSGVSDADALFCDSWRLSVETANAGPWRTVPARCGASVRAYMEGERYASDSAVAAAESLAFAAQAFASGVGGAMPAWVFDVDETLLSNAPYYAVSGWGLQEFNETSFDAWVDIAKAPALPSSLKLYNELQGLGFHIILLTGRSELQRNATEENLLFAGYHSWEKLILRQISDIGKTAVQYKSERRAAMEAEGFKILGNSGDQWSDLIGLPMATRSFKLPNPMYFIS, encoded by the exons ATGCGTCGCATCCTCCTCGTTCTCGCGGCCGCAGCGGCggtcgtcgtcgccggcgccgagtcCGTCCTCCGCCAGGTCACGGACGTCCCAACCGCCGTGTCCTCGGGCGTCTCCGACGCGGACGCGCTCTTCTGCGACAGCTGGAGGTTGTCGGTGGAGACGGCCAACGCGGGCCCCTGGCGCACCGTGCCGGCGCGCTGCGGGGCGTCCGTGCGCGCGTACATGGAGGGTGAGCGCTACGCGTCCGACTCCGCCGTCGCGGCCGCCGAATCCCTCGCCTTCGCTGCGCAGGCATTCGCGTCGGGCGTGGGGGGAGCCATGCCGGCGTGGGTGTTCGACGTCGACGAGACGCTGCTCTCCAACGCACCCTACTACGCCGTCAGCGGATGGGG ATTACAGGAATTCAACGAGACCTCATTTGATGCATGGGTAGACATAGCGAAAGCACCTGCATTACCATCTAGCTTGAAACTGTACAATGAACTGCAAGGACTTGGTTTCCATATTATCCTCTTGACTGGACGAAGTGAATTGCAGCGAAATGCTACAGAGGaaaatctcttgtttgcgggctacCATTCATGGGAAAAACTCATACTGAG GCAAATCTCTGATATTGGCAAGACCGCTGTGCAGTACAAATCAGAGAGGCGAGCTGCAATGGAAGCGGAAGGATTCAAGATACTTGGAAACTCTGGGGATCAATGGAGTGACCTGATAGGATTGCCAATGGCAACGAGGTCCTTTAAGCTTCCAAATCCAATGTACTTCATCAGTTGA
- the LOC119337787 gene encoding acid phosphatase 1-like isoform X1, whose protein sequence is MRRILLVLAAAAAVVVAGAESVLRQVTDVPTAVSSGVSDADALFCDSWRLSVETANAGPWRTVPARCGASVRAYMEGERYASDSAVAAAESLAFAAQAFASGVGGAMPAWVFDVDETLLSNAPYYAVSGWGATQTSAAPYLSAQNSQYPSPAIRSHGEAISSFVATGLQEFNETSFDAWVDIAKAPALPSSLKLYNELQGLGFHIILLTGRSELQRNATEENLLFAGYHSWEKLILRQISDIGKTAVQYKSERRAAMEAEGFKILGNSGDQWSDLIGLPMATRSFKLPNPMYFIS, encoded by the exons ATGCGTCGCATCCTCCTCGTTCTCGCGGCCGCAGCGGCggtcgtcgtcgccggcgccgagtcCGTCCTCCGCCAGGTCACGGACGTCCCAACCGCCGTGTCCTCGGGCGTCTCCGACGCGGACGCGCTCTTCTGCGACAGCTGGAGGTTGTCGGTGGAGACGGCCAACGCGGGCCCCTGGCGCACCGTGCCGGCGCGCTGCGGGGCGTCCGTGCGCGCGTACATGGAGGGTGAGCGCTACGCGTCCGACTCCGCCGTCGCGGCCGCCGAATCCCTCGCCTTCGCTGCGCAGGCATTCGCGTCGGGCGTGGGGGGAGCCATGCCGGCGTGGGTGTTCGACGTCGACGAGACGCTGCTCTCCAACGCACCCTACTACGCCGTCAGCGGATGGGG AGCCACCCAAACATCAGCGGCGCCTTATCTTTCTGCTCAAAATTCTCAATATCCATCACCAGCAATTCGAAGTCATGGTGAAGCAATCTCCAGTTTCGTAGCAACCGG ATTACAGGAATTCAACGAGACCTCATTTGATGCATGGGTAGACATAGCGAAAGCACCTGCATTACCATCTAGCTTGAAACTGTACAATGAACTGCAAGGACTTGGTTTCCATATTATCCTCTTGACTGGACGAAGTGAATTGCAGCGAAATGCTACAGAGGaaaatctcttgtttgcgggctacCATTCATGGGAAAAACTCATACTGAG GCAAATCTCTGATATTGGCAAGACCGCTGTGCAGTACAAATCAGAGAGGCGAGCTGCAATGGAAGCGGAAGGATTCAAGATACTTGGAAACTCTGGGGATCAATGGAGTGACCTGATAGGATTGCCAATGGCAACGAGGTCCTTTAAGCTTCCAAATCCAATGTACTTCATCAGTTGA